In Planifilum fulgidum, a single window of DNA contains:
- a CDS encoding peptidase MA family metallohydrolase, protein MKRALLSLLVLLILSVAMSPAEASPACPKPADAVRKLVKEKEAAVNSGNQKRFLRVIHPERRTYLREQKRWFEDAVRYIDPGSFRMEVESVSPERPFRLRARIKQSYRKDGKTYSVKYFLRFERTEQGWKDSDLAFERMAAGDVIVFYTDPRLKRQAAVALDIVGRAVDAFHEKYSWVPAEAVEVKLYHHPELFRQSVKLSLPEWAAGWNEAGQAIKFVGALQMEDWEESFASGLVHEVTHKMVSERTGDNAAYWLQEGAAEYYQSRLLPGLFSASDEQRIDRPWRFAVLESLQLEKLPVKEASQYYAQSAALFRFLIERYGEEKMGEVFAVLRKYPTIDRGSADKIPELNRRTRAAFKKVLGKTMEQLEREWISEYREGTSRGEGVPVSKKLAIISGLTAP, encoded by the coding sequence ATGAAACGTGCATTGCTCTCCCTTTTGGTGCTGCTGATTTTGTCGGTTGCCATGTCTCCGGCGGAGGCATCCCCCGCGTGTCCGAAGCCGGCGGATGCCGTCCGGAAACTGGTCAAGGAAAAGGAAGCGGCCGTCAACAGCGGAAATCAAAAACGGTTTTTGCGGGTGATTCACCCTGAGCGCCGGACCTACTTGCGGGAGCAGAAGCGCTGGTTTGAGGACGCCGTCCGGTATATCGATCCCGGTTCCTTCCGGATGGAAGTGGAGTCGGTTTCGCCCGAGCGCCCGTTTCGGCTCCGCGCCCGGATCAAGCAGAGTTATCGCAAGGACGGCAAGACGTATTCCGTAAAGTATTTTCTCCGCTTTGAAAGAACGGAGCAGGGCTGGAAGGATTCGGATCTCGCTTTCGAGCGGATGGCTGCGGGGGATGTGATCGTCTTTTACACGGATCCCCGGTTGAAAAGGCAGGCGGCCGTCGCATTGGACATTGTCGGCCGCGCCGTCGACGCGTTTCATGAAAAATACTCGTGGGTGCCGGCGGAGGCCGTCGAGGTGAAGCTGTACCACCACCCGGAACTGTTCCGGCAGTCGGTGAAGCTCTCCCTGCCGGAGTGGGCGGCCGGTTGGAACGAGGCGGGACAGGCGATCAAATTTGTGGGCGCCCTCCAGATGGAGGATTGGGAAGAAAGCTTCGCCTCGGGTTTGGTTCACGAGGTGACCCACAAGATGGTGAGCGAACGGACCGGGGACAACGCCGCGTATTGGTTGCAGGAAGGCGCCGCGGAGTATTACCAGTCCCGGTTGCTTCCGGGGCTCTTTAGCGCATCGGACGAACAAAGGATCGACCGCCCCTGGCGCTTCGCGGTCTTGGAATCCCTTCAGCTCGAGAAATTGCCCGTCAAGGAGGCTTCCCAATACTACGCCCAAAGCGCCGCCCTGTTCCGGTTTCTCATCGAGCGGTACGGGGAGGAGAAGATGGGAGAAGTGTTTGCCGTTCTCCGCAAGTATCCCACGATCGACCGGGGCAGCGCCGACAAGATTCCCGAATTGAACCGCCGGACCCGGGCGGCCTTCAAGAAGGTGTTGGGAAAGACGATGGAGCAGCTGGAGCGGGAGTGGATTTCCGAGTACAGGGAGGGCACGTCCCGGGGAGAAGGGGTGCCGGTCTCCAAAAAATTGGCGATCATTTCCGGGTTGACGGCGCCTTGA
- a CDS encoding NCS2 family permease, whose protein sequence is MDRWFRLTESGTNWRREVLAGTTTFLTMAYILLVNPFMLGQEGGMDFGAVFVATAIASAIGTLLMGLLANYPIALAPGMGLNAYFTYTVVQGMGVPWQTALGAVFISGVIFLLLTATRIREMIINVIPSGMKHAVSAGIGLFIAFIGLKNAQIIVGSEATFVALNPDLLQKDILLTLFGLVVTVLLMIRKVKGAVLLGMLVTAVVGVVSGVVAAPKGIFSAPPSLAPTFLKMDIAGALDIGLFTVIFAFLFVDLFDTAGTLVGVSSQAGLLKDNKLPRAGRALMADSLATISGAALGTSTVTSYIESSAGVAAGGRTGLTAVTTAGWFLIALFFFPLVESFASVAAITSPALIIVGVLMAGSLREIDWKDLSEAVPAFLTVLMMPMSFSIATGIAVGFILYPIGKIFAGKWRQVHPIMYVLAVLFITRFAFLGAI, encoded by the coding sequence TTGGATCGCTGGTTCCGCCTGACCGAATCGGGCACCAATTGGCGGAGGGAAGTGTTGGCGGGAACCACCACCTTTTTGACGATGGCGTACATTCTGTTGGTCAATCCCTTCATGCTCGGGCAGGAAGGGGGAATGGACTTCGGGGCGGTGTTTGTCGCCACCGCTATCGCCTCGGCGATCGGAACGCTTCTGATGGGCCTTTTGGCCAACTATCCGATCGCCCTGGCCCCCGGCATGGGGCTGAACGCCTATTTCACTTATACCGTGGTGCAGGGCATGGGGGTTCCGTGGCAGACGGCGCTGGGGGCGGTCTTCATTTCCGGAGTGATCTTTCTCCTTTTGACCGCCACCCGCATCCGGGAGATGATCATCAACGTCATCCCCTCGGGGATGAAACACGCCGTCTCGGCGGGGATCGGCCTGTTCATCGCCTTTATCGGTCTGAAGAACGCCCAGATCATCGTCGGCTCCGAGGCCACCTTCGTCGCCCTCAATCCCGACCTGCTTCAGAAGGACATCCTTCTCACCCTGTTCGGTTTGGTCGTCACCGTGCTGCTGATGATCCGCAAAGTGAAGGGGGCCGTTCTGCTCGGCATGCTGGTGACGGCCGTCGTCGGCGTGGTTTCCGGGGTCGTGGCGGCGCCGAAGGGGATTTTCTCCGCTCCTCCCAGCCTGGCACCCACTTTTTTGAAGATGGATATCGCCGGCGCGCTGGATATCGGACTGTTCACCGTGATTTTTGCCTTCTTGTTCGTCGATCTGTTTGACACCGCCGGCACCCTCGTCGGGGTCAGCAGTCAGGCCGGGCTGTTGAAGGACAACAAGCTGCCGCGGGCCGGCCGGGCTCTGATGGCCGATTCCCTGGCGACCATTTCCGGGGCGGCCCTGGGCACCTCCACGGTCACTTCCTACATCGAATCGTCGGCGGGGGTTGCCGCCGGGGGCAGAACGGGTCTCACCGCCGTGACGACCGCCGGCTGGTTCCTGATCGCCCTCTTCTTCTTCCCCTTGGTGGAGTCCTTCGCTTCCGTGGCGGCCATCACCTCGCCCGCGCTGATCATCGTCGGCGTGCTGATGGCCGGCAGCTTGCGGGAGATCGATTGGAAGGACCTGTCCGAAGCGGTGCCCGCGTTTTTGACGGTTCTGATGATGCCGATGTCCTTCAGCATTGCCACCGGGATCGCCGTCGGCTTCATCCTGTATCCGATCGGCAAGATCTTCGCCGGAAAGTGGCGCCAGGTGCACCCCATCATGTACGTTCTGGCGGTGCTGTTCATCACCCGGTTTGCATTTCTGGGGGCCATTTGA
- the guaA gene encoding glutamine-hydrolyzing GMP synthase, with protein sequence MENQTERVVVLDFGGQYNQLIARRIRDLGVYSELVPYHVTAEELARMKPKGIVFSGGPASVYAEDAPACDPAIYELGIPILGICYGMQLISARYGARVDRAGKREYGKAELEVVSDSPLFRGLGTSLTVWMSHSDAVVEPPPGFRVDGRTASAPVAAMSDPDRGLYAVQFHPEVKHTEQGDEILRRFLYDVCGCAGGWTAESFIEDAVKEIRERVGEKKVLCALSGGVDSSVTAALIHRAVGDQLTCVFVDHGLLRKGEAESVMRTFRDHFRMNVVQVDARERFLSKLAGVTDPEQKRKIIGNEFIRVFEEEAEKLGEHHFLGQGTLYTDIIESGTATAQTIKSHHNVGGLPEEMKMELIEPLKTLFKDEVRRVGEELGLPREIIWRQPFPGPGLGIRVIGEVTEEKLAIVRESDAILREEIARAGLDREIWQYFTVLPDFRSVGVMGDARTYAYTVGIRAVTSVDGMTADWARIPYDVLERIANRIVGEVEGVNRVVYDITSKPPATIEWE encoded by the coding sequence ATGGAGAATCAGACGGAACGCGTAGTGGTGTTGGATTTCGGGGGACAATACAACCAGCTGATCGCGCGGCGGATTCGGGACTTGGGAGTGTACAGCGAGCTGGTCCCTTACCATGTGACGGCGGAGGAACTCGCCCGGATGAAGCCGAAGGGAATCGTCTTCTCCGGCGGCCCCGCCAGCGTTTATGCCGAGGATGCTCCCGCTTGCGATCCCGCCATCTACGAGCTGGGAATTCCCATCCTGGGGATCTGCTACGGGATGCAGCTGATCAGCGCCCGCTACGGCGCCCGGGTGGACCGTGCGGGCAAGCGGGAATACGGGAAGGCGGAGCTGGAAGTGGTGTCCGACTCGCCGCTGTTTCGAGGTCTGGGCACTTCCCTGACGGTCTGGATGAGCCACAGCGACGCGGTGGTGGAACCGCCTCCGGGCTTTCGCGTCGACGGGAGGACGGCGTCGGCGCCCGTGGCGGCCATGAGTGATCCGGACCGCGGCCTGTATGCGGTTCAGTTTCATCCGGAGGTGAAGCACACGGAACAGGGGGATGAGATCCTTCGGAGGTTCCTGTACGACGTATGCGGCTGTGCCGGAGGTTGGACCGCGGAATCCTTTATCGAGGATGCGGTGAAGGAGATCCGCGAGCGGGTCGGGGAGAAGAAAGTGCTTTGCGCCCTGTCCGGCGGTGTGGATTCTTCCGTCACCGCCGCGCTGATTCACCGGGCGGTCGGTGATCAGCTCACCTGCGTGTTTGTGGACCACGGCCTCCTGAGGAAGGGAGAAGCCGAAAGCGTCATGCGCACGTTCCGGGATCACTTCCGCATGAACGTGGTCCAGGTGGACGCCCGGGAACGCTTTCTCTCCAAACTGGCCGGCGTGACCGATCCGGAACAGAAGCGGAAAATCATCGGGAACGAGTTTATCCGCGTCTTCGAAGAAGAGGCCGAAAAACTGGGGGAACACCACTTCCTCGGGCAAGGCACCCTGTATACCGACATCATCGAATCGGGAACGGCGACGGCCCAGACGATCAAATCCCACCACAATGTGGGCGGCCTTCCGGAAGAGATGAAGATGGAGCTGATCGAGCCCCTGAAGACCCTGTTCAAGGATGAAGTGCGCCGGGTCGGCGAAGAGCTGGGTCTTCCCCGGGAGATCATCTGGAGACAGCCCTTCCCCGGTCCCGGTTTGGGGATCCGGGTGATCGGCGAGGTGACGGAAGAAAAACTGGCCATCGTCCGGGAATCGGACGCCATCCTGCGGGAGGAGATCGCCCGGGCCGGCTTGGACCGGGAGATTTGGCAGTATTTCACCGTTCTTCCCGATTTCCGCAGCGTCGGAGTGATGGGGGATGCCCGAACCTACGCCTATACCGTGGGGATTCGGGCCGTCACTTCCGTCGACGGCATGACCGCCGATTGGGCGCGAATTCCCTACGACGTGTTGGAGAGGATCGCCAACCGAATTGTCGGAGAGGTGGAAGGTGTAAACCGGGTCGTGTACGACATCACCTCCAAACCGCCGGCGACGATCGAGTGGGAGTAA
- a CDS encoding MFS transporter: MLVSTGDDALPSSRLLRILLAFAILVPLADGILNVLISVYAFLVFDMGNTGTGILYGALGTGLMLGGALAQRLSKNLRKTIAAALFAEGFCQMPASQSTAFPIAAFLFVLVATAAGIGNACTDTLIMRAVPSDRLGRVYGFLSSLQKRCVRSGPDGNRRTAKLDFPAHPRAGWRCLFRSDSPDRRHHAGKEPICGRKGKSARSGRGRNLEKAGCILIQNATRPVQAPRQAPHPASFVTFESGFPFARLRNTTVLSVRELGIVEPLFSFQALS; the protein is encoded by the coding sequence TTGCTAGTCTCCACCGGCGATGACGCACTGCCTTCATCACGGCTGCTCCGGATTCTGCTCGCCTTTGCCATCCTGGTCCCATTGGCTGACGGGATCCTGAATGTATTGATCAGCGTGTATGCCTTCCTGGTGTTCGACATGGGAAACACCGGCACCGGCATCCTTTACGGGGCGCTGGGTACGGGCTTGATGCTGGGTGGAGCACTGGCTCAGCGGCTGTCGAAAAACCTCCGGAAAACCATTGCCGCCGCCCTTTTTGCAGAAGGCTTTTGCCAGATGCCGGCCAGCCAATCAACGGCATTCCCGATCGCCGCCTTTCTGTTCGTCCTGGTGGCAACGGCCGCCGGCATCGGCAACGCCTGCACCGATACCCTCATCATGCGCGCAGTGCCGTCAGACCGTCTGGGACGGGTGTACGGCTTCCTCTCCTCTCTGCAAAAACGGTGTGTTCGGAGCGGCCCTGATGGGAACAGGCGCACTGCTAAACTGGATTTCCCCGCGCACCCTCGGGCTGGCTGGAGGTGCCTTTTTCGCAGCGACAGCCCTGATCGCCGGCACCATGCTGGCAAGGAGCCCATCTGTGGAAGAAAAGGGAAAAGCGCAAGAAGCGGACGCGGTAGAAACCTGGAAAAAGCCGGGTGTATCCTGATTCAAAACGCGACGAGGCCGGTTCAAGCGCCCCGACAGGCGCCGCACCCGGCCTCGTTTGTCACATTTGAAAGCGGTTTTCCCTTTGCCCGGTTGAGGAACACAACGGTATTATCGGTTCGCGAACTCGGGATTGTGGAACCTCTTTTCTCCTTTCAGGCCCTTAGCTGA